From one Candidatus Obscuribacterales bacterium genomic stretch:
- a CDS encoding NAD(P)H-binding protein — MNIIHNQTQNPKGLTLVLGGTGKTGRRIVAALEAKGVPTRIGSRSASPAFDWHHEAGWDACLQEVKAIYINYAPDLAMPGATDAIQAFVNRAKRHGVKRLVLLSGRGEAEAQACERIVQASGVDWTIVRASWFNQNFSEGAFLDMVMAGQIMLPAGNIPEPFVDVDDIAEVAVAALTEADHAGEVYEVTGPRLMTFTDIATELSSAIGREITYVQIPHEAFVAGVKESGAPKEVVWMLDYLFTTVLDGRNARLTDGIQRALGRPPKDFSVYAREIAATGLWKGSALAVS; from the coding sequence ATGAACATCATTCACAATCAAACCCAAAACCCCAAAGGACTGACCCTTGTTCTCGGTGGCACTGGAAAGACAGGTCGCCGGATCGTTGCCGCATTGGAGGCGAAGGGCGTGCCGACCCGGATCGGTTCGCGATCGGCCTCTCCAGCTTTCGATTGGCACCATGAAGCCGGTTGGGATGCTTGTCTGCAAGAGGTTAAAGCCATCTACATCAACTACGCGCCAGACCTTGCCATGCCTGGTGCAACCGATGCCATTCAGGCTTTTGTGAACCGAGCCAAACGCCATGGCGTTAAGCGCCTAGTGCTCCTGTCTGGACGGGGTGAAGCCGAAGCCCAAGCTTGTGAGCGGATCGTGCAGGCAAGCGGCGTTGACTGGACCATCGTCCGAGCTAGCTGGTTCAATCAAAACTTCTCAGAGGGCGCGTTTCTCGATATGGTTATGGCCGGTCAAATCATGCTCCCGGCAGGCAACATCCCGGAGCCTTTTGTCGATGTCGATGATATTGCTGAAGTTGCCGTCGCTGCACTTACGGAAGCCGATCATGCCGGAGAAGTTTATGAAGTCACCGGCCCTCGCCTGATGACCTTCACTGATATTGCGACCGAGCTCTCAAGCGCCATTGGCCGTGAGATTACTTATGTTCAGATCCCTCACGAGGCCTTTGTAGCTGGCGTCAAAGAATCCGGCGCGCCAAAAGAAGTGGTTTGGATGTTGGACTATCTATTTACCACCGTGCTTGATGGACGCAACGCTCGCCTCACTGATGGAATTCAACGTGCCTTGGGCCGTCCACCCAAAGATTTTTCTGTGTATGCCAGAGAGATAGCTGCTACAGGTCTATGGAAGGGGAGTGCTCTAGCTGTCTCATGA